One genomic region from Balaenoptera acutorostrata chromosome 1, mBalAcu1.1, whole genome shotgun sequence encodes:
- the SPEN gene encoding msx2-interacting protein isoform X3 — MQIEVTAWIGPETESENEFRPLDERIDEFHPKATRTLFIGNLEKTTTYHDLRNIFQRFGEIVDIDIKKVNGVPQYAFLQYCDIASVCKAIKKMDGEYLGNNRLKLGFGKSMPTNCVWLDGLSSNVSDQYLTRHFCRYGPVVKVVFDRLKGMALVLYNEIEYAQAAVKETKGRKIGGNKIKVDFANRESQLAFYHCMEKSGQDIRDFYEMLAERREERRGSYDYSQDRTYYENVRTPGTYAEDSRRDYPARGREFYSEWETYQGDYYESRYYDDPREYRDYRNDPYEQDIREYSYRQRERERERERFESERDRDHERRPIERSQSPVHLRRPQSPGASPSQSERLPSDSERRIYSRSSDRSGSCSSLSPPRYEKLDKPRLERYTKNEKTDKERTFDPERVERERRLIRKEKVEKDKTDKQKRKGKVHSPSSQSSETDQENEREQSPEKSRSSNKLSREKADKEGVAKNRLELMPCVVLTRVKEKEGKVIDHTPLEKLKAKLDNDTVKSSALDQKLQVSQTEPAKSELSKLESVRMKAPKERGLSSHIEVVDKEGRPKPRKHLKPEQTVDGVSAVDLEKLEARKRRFADSNLKAERQKSDVKKSSPEMEDARVLLKKQPDISSRDVILLREGESEKKTVRKEILKRESKKIKLDRLNAVPSPKDCQELASISVGPVSRPNSDLQARLREPVGESVENQEIQSKKPTPSKPPLKQLELLDDQGPEREDNRKNYCSLRDEPLECKSGQDKPHSVNTEEKIGIDIDHTQSYRKQMEQSRRKQQMEMEIAKSEKFGSPKKDVDEYERRSLVHEVGKPPQDVTDDSPPSKKKRMDHVDFDICTKRERNYRSSRQISEDSERTGGSPSIRHGSFHEEDDPVGSPRVMSIKGSPKVDEKGLPYSNITVREESLKFNPYDSSRREQMADMAKIKLSVLNPEDELSRWDSQMKQDASRFDVSFPNSIIKRDSLRKRSVRDLEPGEVPSDSDEDGEHKSHSPRASALFESSRLSFLLRDREDKLRERDERLSSSLERNKFYSFALDKTITPDTKALLERAKSLSSSREENWSFLDWDSRFANFRNNKDKEKVDSAPRPIPSWYMKKKKIRTDSEGKMDDKKDDHKEEEQERQELFASRFLHSSIFEQDSKRLQHLERKDEESDFVSGRLYGRQTSDGVNSTTDLIQEPVVLFHSRFMELTRMQQKEKEKDQKPKEVEKQEDTEDHPKTPESASENKESELKTPPSIGPPCVTVVAPESAASSLEKTAGEKAGEVPLVTEEKTTEPASVSEEAKPVSDLTPIAVEQPEQVDLPPGVDTRKDVAETPLVVEESSSVDQLPYLDAKPPTPGASFSQVEISVDPEPASTQTLSKPTQKPEEADEPKVEKPDSAANVEPNASQKAEDVHEVPPPATEGVEVDPPVAAKDKKPNKSKRSKTPIQAAAASIVEKPVTRKSERIDREKLKRSSSPRGEAQKLLELKMEAEKITRAASKNSSADPEHPEPSLPLSRTRRRNVRSVYATMGDHESRSPVKEPVEQPRVTRKRLERELQEAAVVPTTPRRGRPPKTRRRADEDDETEAKEPVETVRPAEGWRSPRSQKVAAGVQQGKKGKNEPKVDAERPEATTEVSPQLNVKENSTKSKADKEEAGSEQKRDRKEISTDRNLPETPPVEVVEKKTAPEKNSKSKRGRSRNSRSAVDKSANLRNVEAAVSPSVAAGPAALPAEEAAAVVAVSPEKSESPQEEGSLSLRLNSEPADLDKEPEKEDGSASKPSPEANQLAKQMELEQAVENIEKLAETSTPTAFKAAAADTPEGLSTEDRDKPAHQASETELAAAIGSIINDISGEPENFPAPPPYPAESQTDLQSPEEGMEPETDEAVSGILETEAATESSRPPGSAPDPSAGPADTKEARENSSETSHPVPEVKGSKEAEVTLARKDKGRQKTTRSRRKRNTNKKTGGATETHVSEPDQVQSKSPATSEGATVQPPETPQEEKQSDKPQSTPPESCASDPSKTTSQGNLSQESSVEEKTPTKASALPDLPPASQPAPADDEPRARFKVHSIIESDPVTPPSDSSLPTPPIPSVTIAKLPPPVAAGGIPHQSPPTKVTEWITRQEEPRAQSTPSPALPPDTKASDIDTSSSTLRKILMDPKYVSATGVTSTSVTTAIAEPVSAAPCLHEALPPPVESKKPLLEEKAAAPVTNTSDTQASEVPVATDKEKVTPVIAPKITSVISRMPVSIDLENSQKITLAKPAPQTLTGLVSALTGLVNVSLVPVNALAGPVNALKGPVKGSVATLKGLVNTPAGPVNVLKGPVNVLTGPVNVLTAPVNAATGTVNTATGAVTVSAGAVTAASGVVTATTTGAVTVAGAVIAPSAKCRQRSGTNDNSRFHPGSMSVIDDRPADTGSGAGLRVNTSEGVVLLSYSGQKTEGPQRISAKISQIPPASAMDIEFQQSVSKSQVKPDSVAPSQPPPKGPQAPSGYANVATHSTLVLTAQTYNASPVISSVKADRPSLEKPEPIHLSVSTPVTQGGTVKVLTQGINTPPVLVHNQLVLTPSIVTTNKKLADPVTLKIETKVLQPANLGSTLTPHHPPSLPSKLPAEVNHVTSGPSTPTDRTVSHLAATKPDVHSPRPSGPAPSPFPRACHPSSTTSAALSTNATVMLAAGIPVPQFISSIHPEQSVIMPPHSITQTVSLSHLSQGEVRMNTPTLPSITYSIRPETLHSPRAPLQPQQIEVRAPQRAGTPQPAAAGVPALASQHAPEEEVHYHLPVARAAAPVQSEVLVMQSEYRLHPYTVPRDVRIMVHPHVTAVSEQPRAADGVVKVPPASKAPQQPGKEAAKMADAKAAPAPTPAPHGEARILTVTPSNQLQGLPLTPPVVVTHGVQIVHSSGELFQEYRYGDVRTYHGPAQLAHTQFPAAASIGLPSRTKAPAQGLPPEGEPSQPLQPAQSAQPAQATQPSQLSQPGQPPSSKMPPVSQEAKGTQTGVEQPRLPNVPGNRPAEPHAQVHRAQAETSQTSYPSPVSVSMKPDLPAPLPAQAAPKQPLFVPTPSGPSPPPGLALPHTEAQPAPKQDSSPHLTSQRPVDMVQLLKKYPIVWQGLLALKNDTAAVQLHFVSGNNVLAHRSLPLSEGGPPLRIAQRMRLEASQLEGVARRMTVETDYCLLLALPCGRDQEDVVSQTESLKAAFITYLQAKQAAGIINVPNPGSNQPAYVLQIFPPCEFSESHLSRLAPDLLASISNISPHLMIVIASV; from the exons ATGCAGATTGAAGTAACAGCATGGATAGGGCCAG aaacagaaagtgaaaATGAATTTCGCCCTTTGGATGAAAGGATAGATGAATTTCACCCCAAAGCAACAAGAACCCTCTTTATTGGTAACCTTGAAAAAACCACTACTTATCATGATCTTCGCAACATCTTCCAGCGCTTTGGAGAAATTgtg GATATTGATATTAAGAAAGTAAATGGAGTTCCTCAGTATGCGTTCTTGCAATACTGTGATATTGCCAGCGTTTGTAAGGCTATTAAGAAGATGGATGGGGAGTACCTTGGAAATAATCGTCTCAAG CTGGGTTTTGGAAAGAGCATGCCTACAAACTGTGTGTGGTTAGATGGGCTTTCTTCAAACGTATCGGATCAATATTTAACACGACATTTCTGCCGATATGGGCCTGTGGTGAAG GTGGTGTTTGACCGCTTAAAAGGCATGGCCCTGGTTCTCTACAATGAAATTGAATATGCACAAGCAGCTGTAAAAGAGACCAAGGGGAGGAAAATCGGTGGGAATAAAATTAAG gtggattTTGCAAATCGGGAAAGTCAGCTGGCATTTTATCACTGTATGGAAAAATCTGGTCAAGATATCAGAGACTTTTATGAAATGTTAGCAGAAAGAAG AGAAGAACGAAGGGGATCGTATGACTATAGCCAAGATCGTACATATTATGAGAATGTTCGTACTCCAGGCACATACGCTGAGGATTCCAGACGGGACTATCCAGCTCGAGGGAGAGAATTTTATTCAGAATGGGAAACTTACCAAGGAGACTACTATGAATCACGATATTACGATGATCCCCGGGAATATAGGGATTACAGAAATGATCCTTATGAACAAGATATTCGGGAATACAGTTACAGGCAAAGGGAACGAGAAAGAGAACGTGAAAGGTTTGAGTCTGAGCGGGACAGAGACCACGAGAGGAGGCCGATTGAACGCAGTCAGAGTCCGGTTCACTTGCGACGCCCGCAGAGTCCCGGAGCGTCACCCTCACAGTCCGAGAGGCTGCCCAGTGACTCCGAGAGGAGGATTTACAGCCGGTCCTCAGACCGGAGTGGAAGCTGTAGCTCACTTTCCCCTCCAAGATACGAAAAACTTGACAAACCTCGTTTGGAACGctatacaaaaaatgaaaagacagataaAGAACGAACTTTTGATCCTGAGAGAGTGGAAAGAGAGAGACGTTTAATAAGGAAGGAAAAGGTGGAGAAGGACAAAACTGACAAGCAGAAACGGAAAGGAAAAGTTCATTCCCCTAGTTCTCAGTCTTCAGAAACAGAccaagaaaatgagagagaacaaAGCCCTGAAAAATCAAGGAGTTCTAATAAACTGAGCAGAGAGAAAGCTGACAAAGAAGGAGTAGCAAAAAACCGCTTGGAACTCATGCCTTGCGTGGTTTTGACTCgagtgaaagaaaaagaggggaaggTTATTGACCACACTCCTTTGGAAAAGCTGAAAGCCAAGCTTGATAATGACACTGTCAAGTCTTCTGCCTTAGATCAGAAACTTCAGGTCTCTCAGACAGAGCCTGCAAAATCTGAGTTGTCTAAACTAGAATCTGTTAGAATGAAAGCGCCAAAGGAAAGGGGGCTTTCAAGCCACATAGAAGTGGTAGATAAGGAAGGCAGGCCTAAACCCAGGAAGCACCTAAAACCAGAGCAAACTGTTGATGGGGTAAGTGCTGTGGATCTGGAGAAGCTGGAAGCGAGGAAAAGGCGTTTTGCAGATTCCAATTTGAAAGCAGAAAGGCAAAAATCAGATGTTAAGAAAAGTAGCCCAGAGATGGAAGATGCTCGGGTGCTTTTAAAGAAACAGCCTGACATATCATCTAGAGATGTCATTCTACTGAGGGAAGGAGAGTCTGAAAAAAAGACGGTGAGGAAAGAAATTCTtaaaagagaatctaaaaaaatcaaactagaCAGACTTAATGCTGTTCCCAGCCCCAAAGACTGTCAGGAGCTTGCCAGTATTTCTGTTGGGCCTGTATCAAGGCCCAACTCAGATCTGCAAGCAAGGCTGAGAGAACCAGTAGGTGAATCTGTGGAAAATCAAGAAATCCAGTCAAAAAAACCCACTCCTTCAAAACCACCACTCAAACAGCTGGAGCTATTAGATGATCAAGGACCAGAGAGAGAAGATAATAGGAAAAACTATTGCAGTCTTCGTGATGAACCACTTGAATGTAAATCAGGCCAAGATAAACCACATTCAgtaaatactgaagaaaaaattGGCATTGATATTGATCACACGCAGAGTTACCGAAAACAAATGGAGCAGAGTCGTAGAAAACAGCAGATGGAGATGGAAATAGCCAAGTCCGAAAAGTTTGGCAGTCCTAAAAAAGATGTGGATGAATATGAAAGACGTAGTCTTGTTCACGAGGTCGGCAAACCCCCTCAGGATGTCACTGACGACTCTCCTCCcagcaaaaagaaaaggatgGACCATGTTGATTTTGACATCTGCACCAAGAGAGAACGGAACTACAGAAGTTCACGCCAAATCAGTGAAGATTCTGAAAGGACTGGTGGTTCCCCCAGTATCCGACATGGTTCCTTCCATGAGGAAGATGACCCTGTTGGTTCCCCTAGGGTAATGTCAATAAAAGGGTCTCCTAAAGTAGATGAAAAAGGTCTCCCCTATTCTAATATAACAGTCAGAGAAGAGTCCTTAAAATTTAATCCTTATGATTCTAGCAGGAGAGAACAGATGGCAGACATGGCCAAAATAAAGCTGTCTGTCTTGAATCCTGAAGATGAACTAAGTCGGTGGGACTCTCAAATGAAACAAGATGCCAGCAGATTTGATGTGAGTTTCCCAAACAGCATAATTAAGAGAGACAGCCTTCGAAAGAGGTCTGTACGTGACTTGGAACCTGGTGAGGTGCCTTCTGATTCTGATGAAGATGGTGAACACAAATCTCACTCACCCAGAGCCTCTGCATTATTTGAAAGTTCTCggttgtcttttttattgaggGACAGAGAAGACAAACTACGTGAGAGAGATGAAAGACTCTCCAGTTCTTTAGAAAGgaacaaattttattcttttgcattggATAAGACAATCACACCAGACACTAAGGCTTTGCTTGAAAGAGCTAAATCCCTGTCTTCATCTCGAGAAGAAAATTGGTCTTTTCTTGATTGGGACTCCCGATTTGCTAATTTTCGAAacaacaaagataaagaaaaggttGACTCTGCTCCAAGACCTATTCCATCCTGGtacatgaaaaagaagaaaattcggactgattcagaaggaaaaatggaTGATAAGAAAGATGACCATAAAGAAGAAGAACAGGAAAGGCAAGAATTATTTGCTTCTCGTTTTTTACACAGCTCAATCTTTGAACAAGATTCCAAGCGATTGCAGCATCTAGAGAGAAAAGATGAAGAATCTGACTTCGTTTCTGGCAGGTTATATGGGAGGCAGACATCTGATGGAGTGAATAGCACAACTGATTTGATTCAAGAGCCAGTAGTTCTTTTCCACAGCAGATTTATGGAACTCACACGAatgcaacagaaagaaaaagaaaaagaccaaaaacccaaagAGGTCGAGAAACAGGAGGATACAGAGGATCACCCCAAGACCCCAGAATCTGCTTCTGAAAATAAAGAGTCAGAACTGAAAACTCCACCTTCGATTGGGCCTCCTTGTGTCACAGTTGTAGCTCCAGAGTCTGCAGCATCATCACTGGAGAAGACAGCTGGTGAAAAAGCAGGAGAGGTGCCTTTGGTGACAGAAGAGAAGACCACTGAGCCAGCCTCTGTCTCAGAAGAAGCAAAACCTGTATCTGATCTGACTCCCATCGCTGTGGAACAACCTGAACAAGTAGACTTGCCCCCAGGAGTGGACACCAGGAAAGACGTTGCTGAGACTCCTTTAGTTGTTGAAGAAAGTTCATCAGTCGATCAGCTGCCTTATTTGGATGCCAAGCCTCCAACTCCTGGGGCCTCATTTTCCCAGGTAGAGATCAGTGTAGATCCAGAGCCTGCCAGTACCCAGACACTTTCAAAACCGACTCAGAAGCCTGAGGAAGCCGATGAGCCAAAAGTGGAGAAGCCAGACTCAGCTGCTAATGTGGAACCTAATGCAAGTCAAAAAGCTGAAGATGTTCACGAGGTCCCGCCTCCAGCTACTGAAGGTGTAGAGGTTGATCCTCCAGTTGCTGCAAAAGATAAAAAGCCAAACAAAAGTAAACGTTCCAAGACCCCCATTCAGGCAGCTGCAGCAAGTATCGTGGAGAAGCCTGTCACAAGGAAGAGTGAGAGGATAGACCGGGAAAAGCTCAAGCGGTCCAGTTCTCCTCGGGGAGAAGCACAGAAGCTTTTAGAattgaagatggaggcagagaagaTTACAAGGGCTGCCTCTAAAAACTCATCTGCGGACCCTGAACACCCTGAGCCAAGCTTGCCCCTCAGCCGAACCAGGCGCCGGAATGTAAGGAGTGTCTACGCAACCATGGGTGACCATGAGAGCCGCTCTCCAGTCAAGGAGCCCGTTGAGCAACCACGAGTGACCAGGAAGAGACTGGAGCGGGAGCTTCAGGAGGCCGCAGTGGTTCCTACAACCCCTAGGAGGGGGAGGCCTCCAAAAACACGCCGTCGAGCTGACGAAGATGATGAGACCGAGGCAAAGGAGCCAGTGGAGACAGTCAGACCAGCTGAGGGATGGAGATCCCCACGATCCCAAAAAGTAGCTGCTGGTGTCCAGcaagggaaaaaggggaaaaatgaacCAAAAGTTGATGCTGAACGTCCTGAGGCCACCACTGAGGTGAGTCCCCAATTAAACGTGAAAGAAAACAGCACAAAATCCAAGGCTGATAAAGAAGAAGCAGGAAGTGAACAAAAACGTGATAGAAAAGAAATTAGCACAGACAGAAATCTACCCGAAACCCCCCCAGTTGAAGTGGTGGAGAAAAAAACAGCCCCTGAGAAAAACTCCAAGTCCAAGAGAGGAAGATCTCGAAACTCTAGGTCAGCGGTGGACAAATCTGCAAATCTGAGAAATGTGGAAGCCGCTGTAAGTCCCAGCGTGGCTGCAGGCCCTGCGGCACTGCCAGCGGAGGAGGCGGCTGCGGTCGTGGCAGTCTCCCCTGAGAAGAGCGAGAGTCCCCAAGAGGAGGGTAGTTTATCGTTGCGTTTGAACAGTGAGCCAGCTGATCTGGACAAGGAACCAGAGAAGGAAGATGGGTCTGCCTCTAAGCCATCCCCAGAAGCAAATCAGTTAGCCAAGCAGATGGAGCTGGAGCAGGCCGTGGAGAACATCGAGAAGCTCGCGGAAACCTCCACCCCCACGGCTTTCAAGGCGGCAGCTGCAGATACCCCAGAGGGCCTCTCCACAGAGGACCGGGACAAGCCCGCACACCAAGCCAGTGAAACAGAGCTGGCTGCGGCCATCGGTTCCATCATCAATGACATTTCTGGGGAGCCAGAAAACTTCCCAGCACCTCCACCTTACCCTGCAGAGTCTCAGACAGATCTGCAGTCTCCTGAGGAAGGAATGGAGCCTGAGACCGATGAGGCTGTGTCTGGCATCTTGGAGACTGAGGCTGCTACAGAATCTTCTAGGCCACCAGGCAGTGCACCTGACCCCTCAGCAGGCCCAGCAGATACCAAGGAAGCCAGAGAGAACAGCAGCGAAACCTCCCACCCAGTGCCGGAAGTCAAAGGATCAAAAGAAGCAGAAGTTACTCTTGCTCGGAAAGACAAAGGGCGCCAGAAGACCACTCGATCACGCCGCAAACGGAATACAAACAAGAAAACTGGGGGCGCTACAGAGACCCATGTCTCTGAACCTGACCAAGTTCAAAGCAAGAGCCCTGCTACGAGTGAGGGGGCCACGGTACAGCCCCCAGAAACTCCACAGGAAGAAAAGCAGAGTGACAAGCCCCAGTCCACTCCCCCTGAGTCATGTGCTTCTGACCCAAGCAAGACTACATCCCAGGGAAATTTGTCCCAAGAAAGCAGTGTTGAAGAAAAGACTCCAACCAAAGCATCTGCGCTCCCAGACCTTCCCCCGGCCTCGCAGCCAGCCCCCGCGGATGACGAGCCTCGAGCCAGATTCAAGGTGCATTCCATCATTGAAAGTGACCCGGTGACCCCGCCCAGTGACTCAAGCTTGCCCACCCCCCCAATTCCTTCTGTAACGATAGCAAAGCTCCCACCCCCTGTCGCTGCTGGGGGGATCCCACACCAGAGTCCCCCGACGAAGGTGACAGAGTGGATCACGAGGCAGGAGGAGCCACGGGCGCAATCCACCCCATCTCCGGCCCTTCCCCCAGACACGAAGGCCTCTGACATAGACACCAGCTCCAGTACGCTGAGGAAGATCCTCATGGACCCTAAATACGTATCTGCCACGGGCGTCACTTCCACGAGTGTCACAACTGCCATTGCAGAGCCTGTCAGTGCTGCCCCTTGCCTGCATGAGGCACTGCCCCCTccagtggaatctaaaaagcctCTTTTAGAAGAAAAAGCAGCAGCTCCAGTAACTAACACCTCCGACACACAGGCCTCAGAGGTTCCAGTGGCCACTGACAAAGAAAAGGTGACTCCAGTCATTGCTCCAAAAATTACTTCTGTTATTAGCCGGATGCCTGTCAGCATTGACTTGGAGAATTCGCAAAAGATAACTCTGGCAAAACCAGCTCCCCAGACCCTGACTGGCCTGGTGAGCGCCCTGACCGGCCTGGTGAATGTCTCCTTGGTTCCAGTGAATGCGCTGGCCGGCCCAGTGAATGCCCTGAAAGGCCCTGTGAAGGGCTCAGTGGCCACGCTGAAAGGCTTGGTGAACACTCCCGCTGGCCCCGTGAACGTCCTAAAGGGGCCAGTGAATGTTCTGACGGGGCCCGTGAATGTTCTTACGGCTCCAGTGAACGCCGCCACAGGCACAGTGAACACTGCCACGGGTGCGGTGACAGTTTCCGCGGGTGCGGTGACTGCTGCATCTGGGGTTGTGACTGCCACGACAACAGGTGCAGTGACTGTGGCAGGTGCGGTGATTGCACCATCCGCAAAGTGCCGACAGAGATCCGGCACTAATGACAACAGTCGGTTCCACCCAGGGTCTATGTCTGTGATTGACGACCGTCCGGCAGACACGGGCTCTGGCGCTGGGCTGCGTGTGAACACTTCAGAAGGGGTTGTGCTGCTGAGCTATTCGGGGCAGAAGACTGAAGGCCCACAGCGGATCAGTGCCAAGATTAGCCAGATCCCCCCAGCAAGTGCGATGGACATTGAGTTTCAACAGTCGGTGTCCAAGTCCCAGGTCAAACCCGATTCTGTCGCGCCATCTCAGCCTCCGCCCAAAGGCCCTCAAGCTCCTTCAGGCTATGCAAACGTGGCCACCCATTCTACTCTGGTACTAACTGCCCAGACATATAACGCATCTCCTGTGATTTCATCGGTTAAGGCCGACCGTCCGTCCTTGGAGAAGCCTGAGCCCATTCACCTCTCTGTGTCCACACCGGTCACCCAGGGTGGCACAGTAAAGGTCCTCACCCAGGGCATAAACACACCCCCGGTGCTGGTTCACAACCAGCTGGTCCTCACCCCAAGCATAGTCACCACTAACAAAAAGCTTGCTGACCCCGTCACCCTCAAAATAGAGACCAAGGTCCTTCAGCCAGCAAACCTGGGGTCCACTCTTACACCCCACCACCCTCCTTCTCTGCCCAGCAAACTGCCTGCAGAAGTGAACCACGTCACCTCGGGGCCCAGCACCCCGACAGATCGGACTGTCTCCCATTTGGCAGCCACCAAGCCCGATGTGCATTCCCCTCGACCTAGCGGGCCGGCTCCGTCCCCGTTCCCGAGGGCATGCCACCCCAGCAGCACCACGTCCGCCGCGCTCTCCACTAATGCCACGGTCATGCTGGCTGCGGGCATCCCTGTGCCGCAGTTCATCTCTAGCATCCACCCAGAGCAGTCCGTCATCATGCCACCCCACAGCATCACCCAGACCGTGTCGCTCAGCCACCTGTCACAGGGCGAGGTGAGGATGAACACGCCCACGTTGCCCAGCATCACCTACAGCATCCGGCCAGAGACACTTCACTCTCCTCGGGCCCCCCTGCAGCCCCAGCAAATAGAGGTCCGGGCCCCGCAGCGTGCGGGCACCCCGCAGCCAGCCGCAGCTGGTGTGCCCGCCCTGGCCTCCCAGCACGCTCCAGAGGAAGAAGTGCATTATCACCTCCCCGTTGCTCGAGCCGCAGCCCCTGTGCAGTCGGAGGTGCTGGTCATGCAGTCTGAGTACCGACTACACCCGTACACCGTGCCCCGGGATGTGAGGATCATGGTGCATCCTCACGTGACGGCCGTCAGCGAGCAGCCCCGGGCAGCGGACGGGGTGGTGAAAGTGCCACCGGCCAGCAAGGCCCCTCAGCAGCCAGGGAAAGAAGCCGCCAAGATGGCAGATGCCAAAgccgcccctgcccccacccccgccccccacggTGAGGCCCGCATCCTCACAGTCACCCCCAGCAACCAGCTGCAGGGGCTGCCTCTGACCCCGCCCGTGGTGGTGACCCACGGGGTGCAGATCGTGCACTCCAGCGGGGAGCTCTTTCAGGAGTACAGGTACGGGGACGTCCGCACCTACCACGGCCCAGCTCAGCTCGCGCACACGCAGTTTCCTGCTGCTGCCTCCATTGGCCTgccttcccggaccaaggctcctGCTCAG GGCCTCCCTCCTGAAGGCGAGCCCTCGCAGCCTCTGCAGCCTGCGCAGTCCGCACAGCCGGCCCAGGCCACGCAGCCCTCCCAGCTCAGCCAGCCAGGCCAGCCACCAAGCAGCAAGATGCCTCCAGTCTCCCAGGAGGCAAAGGGCACCCAGACAGGAGTAGAGCAGCCGCGCCTCCCAAATGTACCTGGAAACAGGCCGGCTGAGCCTCATGCCCAGGTCCACAGGGCGCAGGCGGAAACAAGCCAGACCTCGTATCCCTCCCCTGTGTCTGTCTCGATGAAGCCTGACCTCCCGGCCCCTCTTCCTGCTCAGGCTGCCCCAAAGCAGCCGTTGTTTGTCCCTACACCCTCAGGCCCCAGCCCCCCTCCAGGACTGGCTCTGCCGCATACTGAAGCCCAGCCCGCCCCCAAACAAGATTCCTCTCCACATTTGACTTCCCAGAGACCTGTGGATATGGTCCAGCTTCTGAAG AAGTACCCCATCGTGTGGCAGGGCCTACTGGCCCTCAAGAACGACACAGCTGCTGTGCAGCTCCACTTCGTCTCTGGCAACAATGTCCTGGCCCATCGGTCCCTGCCGCTCTCTGAAGGAGGGCCCCCCCTGAGGATCGCCCAGAGGATGCGGCTGGAGGCCTCACAGCTGGAGGGGGTTGCCCGAAGGATGACG GTGGAGACAGATTACTGTCTGCTGCTGGCTCTGCCCTGTGGCCGTGACCAAGAGGACGTCGTGAGCCAGACCGAGTCCCTCAAGGCTGCCTTCATCACGTATCTGCAGGCCAAGCAGGCGGCAGGCATCATCAACGTTCCCAACCCTGGCTCCAATCAG CCCGCCTATGTGCTGCAGATCTTCCCGCCCTGCGAGTTCTCTGAGAGTCACCTGTCCCGTCTGGCCCCCGACCTCCTGGCCAGCATCTCCAACATTTCTCCCCACCTCATGATCGTCATTGCCTCTGTGTGA